The Papaver somniferum cultivar HN1 chromosome 3, ASM357369v1, whole genome shotgun sequence genome includes a region encoding these proteins:
- the LOC113359775 gene encoding uncharacterized protein LOC113359775, whose product MDLLVSLRFRMDKSWMSTDRTKKRYREGVAAFLRYAVNHLKEEGETYDEFLMLCPCTNCLNLCACSVGDVEDHLFVNGIDQTYTIWNKHGEKDEAITSSKPVNVNNGMHAEFEMGTPTDAPDEDFGMGTPTDAPDTIDMMQAAEEFADDPIKFKKLLENAEKPLYEGCPNFTKLSAIVQLFKLKSKHGASDMFFNELLPLLKDMLPKEGNLMARSTYQAKKILKSMGSGYTKIHACINNCILYWNEYKDEKVCPTCKAPRWKVDRDGKVYENVPAKVLWYFDIIPRFQRLFQSKHTAKDLIWHDTTRNKDGVLRHPADSHAWREIDNNFPEIKDDPRNLRLAVSADGVDVNTGTKHHSGKRTWDAYAQEMFTLRAVVLWTINDYPALGTLCGCRYAGYHGCVVCRKKTHSIRLHDSNKNVYVGYRRFLPYEHQFRRKKGAFGGKQEWETAPEPMTGEEIYEENVGQSLVGTLLHNGNTKDGLNARKDLVRLGLKSELHPKTDDKGTILPAACYTLTTEEKDIFLETLFELRVPEGSISAKEIMVEELDKLQEDLCVTLCLLEKEVKLCGPVCFRWMYPFERCMKVIKGHVRNKNQPCGCIAEENVAEETIEIYCEYHKSIRTIGIPLDRYNTSQEGEPLSAEEPCIVTPEQLRQAHFYVMQNTPEIEPYIDRHKLYLETNYSTKKRAWLEKEHSNTFGAWLKNEVEKELADERESISENLRWISHGPHYEVTKYTVYRINGYLFRTRSRDGRIHQNSGVSVAANDMHISRDDDVTYGKASYYGVLQEIWELDYCERKVHLFKCNWVDNKRGVKRDALGYKIVDLTMLGYKNDPFILASQAKQVFYVKDQLDKKKSIVFVTPPKNYRDDDGNDEEFSTVIFSANDNILPSVDPQDLGKESRNDYFRTDCRGLLIRKPK is encoded by the exons ATGGATCTACTGGTCTCTTTGCGTTTCAGAATGGATAAATCCTGGATGAGTACTGATAGAACGAAGAAACGTTATAGAGAAGGAGTTGCGGCGTTTCTGCGGTATGCTGTCAACCATCTCAAGGAGGAGGGTGAGACATATGATGAATTTCTTATGTTGTGTCCGTGTACAAATTGTTTAAATCTCTGTGCATGCTCCGTTGGAGATGTAGAAGATCATTTATTCGTAAATGGAATCGATCAAACGTATACTATTTGGAATAAGCATGGGGAAAAGGATGAGGCAATAACTAGTAGTAAGCCAGTTAACGTCAACAATGGTATGCACGCTGAATTTGAAATGGGAACTCCCACTGATGCTCCAGACGAAGATTTTGGAATGGGAACTCCCACTGATGCTCCAGACACTATAGATATGATGCAGGCTGCAGAAGAGTTCGCAGATGACCCTATAAAGTTTAAAAAGTTACTTGAAAATGCTGAAAAGCCCTTATACGAAGGATGTCCCAACTTCACAAAGTTGTCTGCAATTGTGCAGTTGTTTAAGTTGAAGAGTAAGCACGGTGCATCAGACAtgttttttaatgaattgttacCCTTGTTAAAGGACATGCTTCCCAAAGAAGGTAATTTAATGGCGAGGAGTACATATCAggcaaaaaaaatattgaaatcaATGGGTTCAGGGTACACAAAGATACATGCATGTATCAACAACTGCATTCTTTATTGGAATGAGTACAAGGATGAAAAAGTGTGTCCTACTTGTAAAGCACCCAGATGGAAAGTTGACAGGGATGGTAAAGTTTACGAGAATGTTCCAGCAAAGGTATTGTGGTACTTCGACATCATCCCAAGATTTCAGCGGCTGTTTCAATCGAAGCACACAGCAAAAGATTTGATATGGCACGATACCACTAGAAACAAAGACGGTGTTTTACGTCATCCGGCAGACTCACATGCTTGGAGAGAGATAGATAACAATTTCCCAGAAATTAAAGATGATCCAAGAAATCTGCGGTTAGCTGTTTCGGCTGATGGAGTTGATGTAAACACAGGCACCAAACATCACAGT GGAAAGAGAACATGGGATGCATATGCCCAAGaaatgtttactctacgtgcagTTGTTTTGTGGACGATAAACGATTATCCTGCTCTTGGTACACTATGTGGTTGTCGCTACGCTGGATATCATGGTTGTGTGGTGTGTCGTAAAAAAACGCACAGTATTAGGCTtcatgactcaaacaagaatgttTATGTTGGTTATAGAAGGTTTTTACCCTATGAGCATCAGTTCAGAAGGAAGAAGGGGGCATTTGGCGGAAAACAAGAGTGGGAGACTGCTCCAGAACCAATGACCGGGGAAGAAATATATGAGGAG AATGTGGGACAAAGTCTTGTTGGAACGTTGCTGCACAAcgggaatacaaaagatggattaaACGCCAGAAAGGATTTGGTGCGTTTGGGGTTAAAATCGGAGTTACACCCTAAGACAGATGACAAAGGAACGATACTTCCCGCAGCATGTTATACATTAACTACGGAAGAAAAAGACATATTCTTGGAGACACTATTCGAGTTAAGAGTTCCAGAAGG atcaATATCTGCCAAAGAAATCATGGTGGAAGAGCTAGATAAATtgcaagaggatctctgtgtgacGTTATGCTtactagagaa ggaagtgaagTTATGCGGTCCGGTttgctttcgatggatgtatcctttCGAAAGGTGTATGAAGGTTATAAAGGGGCATGTGCGAAACAAGAATCAACCTTGTGGATGCATTGCCGAAGAGAATGTTGCAGAAGAGACGATTGAGATATATTGTGAGTACCATAAAAGCATCAGGACAATTGGTATTCCACTAGATAGGTATAATACATCTCAGGAGGGAGAACCGTTATCAGCTGAAGAGCCGTGTATAGTTACCCCTGAACAGTTGAGACAAGCACATTTCTATGTAATGCAGAACACGCCTGAAATTGAGCCTTACATAGA CCGACACAAGCTATATTTGGAAACTAACTATTCTACTAAAAAGCGAGCATGGCTAGAGAAAGAGCACTCTAACACTTTTGGCGCTTGGTTAAAAAATGAG GTTGAAAAAGAGTTGGCAGACGAAAGAGAAAGTATCTCAGAGAACTTAAGATGGATATCACACGGCCCGCACTACGAGGTAACGAAATACACTGTATATCGCATCAATGGATATCTATTCCGCACAAGATCCCGTGATGGTAGAATTCACCAGAATAGTGGGGTTAGCGTTGCAGCAAATGACATGCACATATCTAGAGATGATGATGTTACATATGGTAAAGCCTCTTATTATGGTGTCTTGCAAGAGATATGGGAGTTAGATTACTGTGAAAGAAAAGTTCATCTGTTCAAGTGCAATTGGGTTGATAATAAACGTGGGGTCAAAAGAGATGCTCTTGGCTACAAGATTGTTGACCTTACTATGTTGGGATACAAAAATGATCCTTTTATTTTAGCCTcacaagctaagcaggtattttatgtcaaAGACCAGTTAGATAAGAAAAAGTCTATTGTTTTTGTGACACCTCCCAAAAATTATAGAGATGACGATGGCAACGATGAAGAATTCAGTACAGTAATCTTTTCTGCGAATGATAATATCTTGCCATCTGTAGATCCACAAGACTTGGGTAAAGAATCCCGAAATGATTACTTCCGAACTGACTGCCGAGGTTTACTTATACGCAAGCCAAAATGA